The sequence ACACAGCTGATGCGTTTGAGGCCTCTCCCTGCTCTGGACCAAACTCCCCCTGGTCTTCACCTAGAACAGACTTCTCACCCTGGACATGTAAAATACTTTCTGCTTTCCCTTGTCCTTCAACTCCAGAAGACTCCATCTCCTCACCTAATAGGTCCCCAACCTTCTCTAGTTGGGACTGAactacctcctcttcctcacctacAGCAGACCCCACCTGTTTCTCACCTAAAGGGGAACCCACATCTTCCTCATCTACAAAGGACCCCACCTCCCGGTTGTCCTCCTCTTGCAGGGACCCCACTTCCTCATCTACAGGGGACCCCAACTCAACTACAGAAGACCTCAGGTCCTCCTCTTGTAGGGACCCCATCTGCTCCTCAACTACAGAAGAACCCAACTCCTCACCATCTCCTTTTGACTCCATTGAGACTGCCTTTTGCTGCTCTCTCACTACAGGACCCTCTGCTGCCTCATGTTGTTCATCTGGTAGAGAAGTTCCCTGACAAATGTCCATAGCGCACTCTGCCTGCTCCTCAGCCATGTGTCTCCCCTTCACCTCTTTTGGTGGGACATCCATGTGAACTGAGGATTCTGCCACCTCACCTGTTGAATAATCACAATCTGACCTCTCTACACTGATATTTGCACAAAATTCAGATTCTTAAGTTTGTCAGATTTCTCTCAACATATACTATTAACTTATCTACCTTCAAGCTCTTAAACTGTAATAATGCATTGACTTCTCCTCTTGCAGTGTCTTACCGGTGTCTTGAATTGGAGGCTCCACTCCATCGACCTTAGTGAAGACAGATGTCTCGGTAAAGCTGCCGTCCTTCACCCCAAAAGGTTCATCACCAGTCACATTGAGGTCTGCCTGCTGGACACAGACAAATTAGCCCCCTAAAATACATTGTTCCTCTTATGCACATGTCTATGCATCTACAGCAGAAGGTACTCAACCCCCTTGACTTCCcactttttgttgtgttacagcctgaatttaaaattgattaaattgagattgtgccACTAATCTACACACTATCCCATGTCATAGTggcatttttttctttttttaaaccattacaaaatgaaaatatgaaatgtcttgagtcaataagtactcaacccctttgttatgccaagcctaaataagttcaggagtaaaaatgtgcttaacatgtcacataataagtttcaAGGACTCACTGTGTGgattagtgtttaacatgatttttgaatgactacctcaactCTGCAACTCGCATATAcaatatgtaaggtccctcagtcaagtagtgaatttcaagcacatatTCAAAcaaaagatcagggaggttttccaaaatctcacaaagaagggcaccaattaGTAGATGGGTAGAAATATGAATactgaatatccatttgagcatggtgaagtcattaattaggctttggatggtgcatcaatacacctTGCCGGAGAGGAATGAAACCgctcagtgatttcaccatgagggcTATAGTCATTTTAAAACTGTTAACAGTTTATTGGCTGTGAAgggagaaaactgaggctggatcaacattgtagttactccacaatactaacaaaGAGTAAAAAGGAGGAAGCATGTGCataataaacatttttaaaatttccaataacatgcatcctgtttgcaacaaagaaATTAAATGTTGTCTTGAATACAaaacattatgtttggggcaaattctttacatcactgagtaccacttcatattttcaagcattgtggtgtCTGCATCATTGTTATGGGTACtgcatgcttgtcatcagcaaagaACTAGGGAGTTTTCTTAGGATAAAAAAACAGAATAGAGCAAAGCACAAGccaaattctagaggaaaacctggttcagtctgctttccaacagacactggaagaggaattcacctttcagcaggacaataacctaaaacacctGGCCAAATCGACACTGGAATTGCTTAcgaagacgacattgaatgttcctgagtggcctatttacagttgacttaaattggcttgaaaatctatggcaaaactggaaaatggctgtctagcaatgatcaacaaccaacttgacagagcttgaagaatttgaaaAAGAAAGTGCAAATATTGAACAATATAGATGTGCAAAGCTCATAAagaacttacccagaaacactcacagctgtgaTTGCTGCTATAGGCGTTTCTAACATGTACTGAATACTTACCTAATTaaaatatattagtgttttatttttcatgaaatgttcataaatgttataatttttcttccacAATTAAATCCTACTTTAacgcaacaaaatatggaaaaagtcaagggggttgaatactttccaaaggcataTATTATAAAGATTCTGTACCACTATATGAAGGACCAAGTGAACCCTATACCCGAATACCATTCAAGTGACCTGGGGGATGAAAATGACACATCAGTGACACCTGTGACACTTCAAGACACCCTGTTCTCCTCAGAACCAGTTAAACTCAGTCCATAAGTAAACTCACATTCCATGGTTGGAACGGTGGCCACTGCAGTCTCCTGCTACGTCTAAACATCATCCAAGGGGAGAATGAGGAGACGGGTGGGGTCGCCCTCTAATGATATCACAACAAATATTTTTCTATCAGGAAACAAGTACTCGAACtcaacattttagtaatttagcagacgtcttatccagagcaattaacCCTTTATACACATGGGAATTTGCTACAGCATATTGAAATGTTTGTTAAAATAAGAAATATGAAAACGCATAACCACGGTAgtaattgaaagggaacagtttggagataacGGGAAAATTATTAGATCAAATGGTGagtacacaacagttcacctgacaggactgaatccaaacattacacttgattttatgtgcatttaaCATTTACTGTACGTTGTCGCATTCGTttataacgaaatctgaaaatactctggatacattcagtaacataagcctattcctggaaaatggGGGTATCtgcaacataaaacaaaaaatgaagggtttgagtgagaggactaactggtgtctccaagtggacacacacacctctccaacgtGTGCACATTTCCTAAGCAATTTTATGTCAAAGAGTTCAACTATAAAAGGTACTTGAGTTCTCCTAGCTGtgctgttgaggaactagagcaagcataCTTGTAGTCATttcatttggaacacagccctgcataaCCGCCATCGCACAATTACTGTTCTTCACACAATTCAAAAAGggtccattataaatcgcaatatgggtcaggtgggcatgacTTGAAAGCTTGTTCAATTGCCAACAAGTTATAAAATAAGATCATAGAGTTTTAGACAATTAAGAGAAACAGGTCATAATTTGTGCACAtaatttaagatactgtttgaagaggtagagTTATAGGCATTTTCGAAAGAcaggcagggactctgctgtcctagtgTCAGCGGGAAGCTCGGCCATTGAggtaccaggacagagaagagctttgactgggctgagcggaagCCACAAACATAACCCTTAACAACAATATTCCGTGACCAGACACAAGAGGGAGGGTAACAAAACTTACCTCAGTCAGCGAGGAATCAGAGAAGCTTCGCTTTAAGAAGACATTCTCTGTGATTGGCTGGGCCCTTACAAGACGcagctcctcctccctctcctgatTGGTCAGACAAATTGAAGCCGTTAGAAACTTCACAGGAATGTTAAGAATTGTGCAACATCCATATTTTAGAATGCATTGCATACCTCATGCTTCCTggtacattttacatatacatgttagtcatttagcggacacttatccagagcaccTTAGaggagcaattggggttaagtgccttgctcaatggcacagaCCTGGCGTATGCGGGAGGCTTGTTTGGAGCTGGGCGTGTCACTGGCCTCGAGTTTCAGTTGTAAGTTGGCAACAGCGTTGGAGGGGGTACGGGGCCACCGGTTGGCTGGCAGGGGGCTGGCCTGAGGAGTGGTGGGGGATCTAAACCGCTCCACCCGCGAGCTGAATTCTGCCTCACCTGAAAAACAGACCAGATGCTCATATCATTTAACCACTTTAGTGCAGATGTGTTCTCACTTGCATTCAATGAATGGTAAAGAAGCTGGAAGGTAAATGTATAAGAATCCTCACCAATAAGATGGTGCTCTTTGAATCCATCCTGGAATTTAATGGATGGTACCCCAGACCCTGGATCAGAGAGGCATCTCTGAGCCAGCACAAGCCCTCCTGTAAACAAAACATCCCCTGTTGGAGTCACTGTTTCTCAATGACTACAGATCTGAGTGTTGCATGGATACTGCCATATTCTAATTCCATCGATACTGTATACAGGCTCTGAGTTGGTTATTTTAGGAGGGGGCGTTATCCTCTTACCCTCACATCTCTGGGTTAGTtgctgtactctggagcggacagagcagagagcaggggtGTCAGGCTTCACCAGCTCTGCACAGCGGAGGCGGTCTCTAGTTGAAGACTTCTTTGTAGGGCTGACGTTCTCGTTGCCCAACACCTCCAGGCGACGCCTTTTCTGAACATCATTGACATCTGTAAGACAGGAAAGGGAAGCTCACAATAATAATGTGTATGCCCCAACACTGCACTGATGATGGATGACAAGAGTTGACACTAATTAACACTTGTTCAAGCCTTTAAGAGTCTAAGACCTCTCTAAGCCAGGGACGTGGGGGGTCTGCttagctatatggaattgttttaaggtcattGCCATTTGATTTTGAATTAATTTATTAATTAGATTTTCGCGGGGCGTGGACGTCTACCTCAGGGGGTTTAACAAACACTCATGCGCACGCAGTGATGTTGACACACTCACCAGACGAGTGGACATTGTCTTCTGTGTCAGACAAAGGATCTCTATGTCTCTTCAAAGCTGTCGCCAACCCACTTCGAAATTCCCCATCCATGATCTTCCTGTAAAATAAACACCGAATTAAGTGTCTAGTTATCGTTTATGcaacttagctaacgttagctaattgaTTTATTCGGTAGGTTCGCTACAATAACTCAGCTGGCTAGCTACAAGCTAGCTAACTGGACTCTGGAGAATGCATAGATAGCTGAATGTTACTGCTGCTAGCTGGCTGAACATACTTTCAGCTATTTACCTATAATGTGTCGGATATAACATCCACTTACCTCAACAAAAGTGTCCGTGTAGGTCAAGCAAACAAGTCACGACTGAGCATAAACTGCGGAAAAGATTCGAACGGCTGTTAGTTTGACGCCTTTTCAAATACACTTTGAATTTCAGCGGGTCTTTGGAAGTGCGTCACTGGTGGGTGAATAAATTACCATAACGCCAAGACCGAGCGCGCAAGCCTTTCTTCTTGTGTTTACGGTAGAttcagtttcaagttttaatgtcacgtgcacaagtacagtgaaatgtctttcttgcaAGCGCCAAACCCCGAAATGCAGTAATAAATATCAAGGTAGCACTAAAAATAACGTAAGGCAGagaaaaaacacacaagaaataaaaataagaagatgaaaaagtaagaagctatatacagagtcagttccaataccatctttaaaatgtgcagggacactggaatgatagaggtagatatgtatagcggtaaggtgactaggcatcaggatatatgataaacagagttgCAGCGGAATAAATTAttattgtatgtgagtgtgtgtgtgtgtgtgtgtgtgtgtgtgtgtgtgtgtgtgtgtgtgtgtgtgtgtgtgtgtgtgtgtgtgtgtgtgtgtgtgtgtgtgtgtgtgtagagtcagtataaatgtgtattcatgtcgtgtgtgtgtgtgttggagtgtcagtgtccGTATGtatgtagagtcctgtgagtgtgcatagagccagtgcaaaaatcaaatacaagggtcaactcaaatagtctgtgtagccattatgttagctatttagcagtcttatagcttgggaaTAAAAGCTGTTCTGGAGCCTggtggtgtcagacttgatgcaccagtaccacttgctgtgtggaagcagagagaacagtctatggcttgggtggctggagtctttaatgaTTTTCTTAGGCCtccctttcacaccgcctgatatagaggtcctggatggcgagGAGCTCAGCCCTAGAGATGTTCTGGGCTGTACGCACCAACCTCTGTAGCACCATGCAAACAAGGGCGGTgctgtcaagatgctctcaatggtacagttgtataactttttgaggatttgagggcccatgccaaaccttttcatcTTCCAGAGGGGGTAGAGGCACTGTCGCGCCTTCATCCTgactgtgtgcatgtgagtggaccattttaaatccttagtgatttggacaccgaggaacttgaagctctcaacccactccactgcagcccagttaatgtggatgggggcgtgctcatcCCCACATTTCCTGTATcccaaacttgatgatggtgttggagtcgtgtgtggCCACAGAGTCGTGGGTGAAccgtgagtacaggaggggactaaacacacacctctgtgaggcccccgtgttcagtgtcagtgtggcggaggtgatgttgcctaccctaccacctggggtcggcccgtcaggaagttcaggattcTGTTTCAGTGGACGGTGTTCAGTCCTagggtcctaagcttggtgacgagcttggagggaacaatggtgttgaacgctgagctgtagtcaatgaacaacattctcacataggtattccttttatctaggtgggtgagggcagtgtggagtgcaattgagattctattgtctatggatctgttggggcaatatgcaaattggagtgggtctgggggTGAATGGGgtaatggagttgatgtgtgccataaccagcctttcaaattactttatgattacagatgtgagtgctacagggtggtagccATTGTGGTATGAAGCCGTAGAGTTATTGTGAACTAGAATGATTGAAGTCTTCTGGGGATTACAGACTAGGACATTGAGAGGTGGAAAATTACTGTGAGTATCTTAGATGATGAACTTCCATAAAGGGTGAGGCAGGAACTTCATAAATTCATATCTTATCTATCTAACTAAATGAGTTGATAACGTGAGTCAGTGTCATCAATGTTTTGCAGTCTACACTGGGTTGTAAAATTTGTCTAATTGCAATTTACAACCAATACCTAATACAAGtccaaaacaaaacacattctcTACATTCATTTAACATTTATTGAACATACATGTGAGGTCTAGAATTATCTCATTTGCGTTATTGCAGAATATCAATGATGAATTGTCTGTGGAAATTGGTGAGGGTTgaaaatgtgtgtgagtgtgtgagtcagCCTGATAAGAACTTTGTAAAAAATCTTACAGTATGCATGTGAAAATATCTGATAACATCTCCACTTGACAAAGAGAGCTCCACACCACAGACTTCTGCAAAAGAGGAAAACAACATCCTACGCATTCCACACTAACAAAAAAAAGAAGAACAAATGATAGAGAAAATGCTTGGGGGTTTCCTAAAATAATTGTCACACAGTAGACCTagtgtgactatgcatagacagtgccttcagaaagtattcataccccttcacttactccacgttttgttgtgttaccgcctgaattcaaaattgataacatttttgtaaatttattggaaatgaaatacagaaatatctaattgatatacactaccattcaaaagtatggggtcacttagaaatgtccttgtttttgaaagaaaagcaatttttttgtccattaaaataacataaaattgatcagaaatacagtgtagacattgttaatgttgtaaattactattgtagctggaaacggcagatttttaatggaatatctacataggcgtacaaaggcccattatcagcaaccatcactcctgtgttccaatggcacgttgtgttagctaatccaagtttataattttaaaaggctaactgatcattagaaaacccttttgcaattatgttagcacagctgaaaactgttgtgattaaagaagcaataaaactggcctttagactaattgagtatctggagtgTCAGCATTCgggggttcgattacaggctctaaatggccagaaacaaagaactttcttttcaaactcatcagtctattcttgttctgagaaatgaaggctattccatgcgagaaattgcaaagaaactgaagatctcgtacaacgctgtgtactactcccttcactgtcaggaatcccgcttcctgagtctgttttctgcctgagctgactgtttttttgttttggagtCTGTTTCCTTAGAGTTTCTGACTGTTATCAGCTTCAGGCGAATCGTCGCCGGATTCCAGCTCCCGCTTATGCCATCGGAGATAAGGTATGGTTGGCTACACGGGATCTTCCTCTGCGGACTGAGTCAAAGAAACTGTCACCGAAGTtcattggtccgtttgtggtggagaGAGTGATCAATCCTGTTGTGGTTCGACTCAAGTTGCCTAGAACGCTCAGAGTCCACCCCACCTTTCATGTCTCCTGCCTCAAGCCTGTGCACCTCAGTCCTCTGctaccccctccacctcctcctcctcctcctcggatGATCGGAGGTGGTCCAGTCTACACAGTGCGCTGCATCATGGATTCCAGATGGCGGGGTCGGGGTTTCCAGtatctcgtggactgggaggggtatggtcctgaGGAGAGGAGTTGGATTCCTCGGCATCAGATCCTTGATGATGCCCTCCTTCGTGACTTCTACCGCCTCCATCCTGGCGCTCCGGGTTGTCCGCCCGGTGGCGTTCGTCGGAGGGGAGGTACTGTCAGGAATCCCGCatcctgagtctgttttctgcctgagctgactgttttttattttggagtctgtttcctgaggttcctgaacgcaccctgtctggttgccaggcgacgaagctaggcgggagaactcttgattacccgcacctgcatctcatcagccatctgcacacctggtcctgatcatcacctcttctcttcataagccctgacctgacatccattccctgccggatcgttagcaatgaacagtatgttgtgtcagcgtatcagcctcatgttaccagagttagttttgttgttctgtactttttgccggttactcacccccgtttactctgtctacagtcatcctcccggaacattcaactcccttgcctggccgtcggtggattcagtgacatcattggatctgcctatatactctcatcaactcacctccgctgccgctccgtctcctggattattctattttcacatcaagactgtaaataaatactcaccttcattttactcaccttgtcctggtctgcttctgggttcagctttagagaatcgtgacattcacagaacagcacaaactggcgctaaccagaatagaaagaggagtgggaggcctcagtgcacaactgagcaagaggacaaatacattagagtgtctgGTTTAAGGAACAGACACCTCAcacgtcctcaactggcagcttcattaaatagtacccgcaaaacaccagtctcgacgtcaacagtgaagaggcaactccgggatgctggccttctaggcggagttgcaaagaaaaagccatgtctcagactggccaataaaaagaaaagatgggcaaaagaacacagacactggacagaggaactctgcctagaaggccagcatcccggagtcgcctcttcactgttgacgttgagatcttcaatttcttgcatggaatagccttcatttctcagaacaagaatagactgaagagtttcagaagaaggTTCTTTGTGAAAAGACCCATTGTGAAAAGTGATAACCTTctatttgtaataataataataataatttgagtTGGACTATTAGGCGTAGGCAACAGATCTTAATGAGTGCTATTTTAAAAGATTGGAGTACCCTCCAAGATCGCTCAATGACGTTAAATAAGTTGCTTACACTACACCAGTGGCGTGTACTCATGGATGCCAAGAGAAGcaaataatatacagttgaaatcggaagtttacatacaccttagccaaatacatttaaactcagtttttcacaattcctgacatttaattctagtaaaaattctctgtcttaggtcagttaggatcaccactttattgtaaaaatgttaaatgtcagaataatattagagagaatgatttgtttcagcttttatttctttcatcacattcccagtgggtcagaagtttacatacactcaattagtatttggtagcattgcctttgaattgttgaacttgggtcaaacatttcaggtagccttccacaagcttcccacaataagttgggtgaatttttgctcattcctcctgacagagctgttgtaactaagtcaggtttgtaggcctccttgctagcacacactttttcagttctgcccacatattttctataggattgaggtcagggctttgtgatggccactccaataccttgactttgttgtccttaagccattttgccacaactttggaagtatgcttggggtcattgtccatttggaaaacccatttgcaaccaagctttaacttcctgactgatgtcttgagatgttgcttcaatatatccacataattttctttcctcatgatgccatctattttgtgaagtacaccagtcccttctgcagcaaagcacccccacaacataatgctgtcacccccgtgcttcacggttggggtggtgttcttcagcttgcagcctccccctttttcctccaaacataacgatggtcattatggccaaacagttctatttttgtttcatcagacaagaggacatttctccaaaaagtacgatctttgcttcccttgacaaaaaaaagtatacaaaaaaTTGCCAAtcagctcaactgtgaatggtcctgaaGGTGTaaagggaagccagcttggatttggcatcactcctatcaaatcccattgagagcatacgCCATTGACTGAAAAACTTGAATAGTTGCAtcttgttgttgtcctccggtatTTAGcgagccagctagctaaaattgtccctttcctaaattagccatggatggagatagggatttggacttgtggttttacttaattatcCGTACCGGCCAGTGACTAtaacggtgattctgatccaaccaatAATTTATACATTGTTGtacccctggcctgagaggatggaagttaaatatgtagctagatgtagaaggctaatgttaactagctaacgttgcccatgaatggaagtttggcgagcaagcattttagattaggacaacaaaaaataaatgctTTTACTGTATGAAATCTTGGCtgccccagtgattttacccacacaccaaTACTGCACACTACTGCACACTTGATTTGATTAGCTTTAACACATGGCTACAATATACCCTATTAAAGAATAAAAGAAAATAGAGAGGTGAACTATCAattcataaagtgtattttcatAGATGAAACCACCATTTACTACCTACCTCTAGGCTGCTGTAGACTACATATTTATTTAGTTTTTTCATTAAATGGTTTAATTTAATAGAATTAATCAGAATACATTTTCCAGAAATAGTTTTACCAGCTCCATGTATTCTCAAATCGAAAAAGGTGAGGGAGTGTTCCAGAAGCATTACCTACACCCctgatcctcagttttctcctatcacagccgtaactgttttaaaatcaccattggcctcatggtgaaatccctaagcggtttacttcctctctggcaactgagttaggaaggacaccagtatctttgtagtgactgggtgtattgatacaccatccaaagtgtaattaataacttcaccatgctcaaagggatattcaatgtctgctttttttgtttttttacccatctaccaatagctgcccttttttgcgaggcattggaaaacctccctggtctttgtggttgaatctgtgtttgaaatgccctgctcaactgagggaccttgcagctaattgtatgTGTTGACTTACTTATtgtctcaagacatttcagcttttaattctgtattaatttgtaaaaatataagtgtgttttactccaatggtttacatagctctgtctatgaatttgagagcggttgcatttctccaaccccatccatGTTATTGCTttaactgctgattgccgctttaaggCTTGTGGTAATTGTGATTGTATAGCCAAATTTGATCTATTACAACTAAATAATGCAGGAGGACAACATACAAAGTCACACATCTGAAGATTCAGCTTCTCCCAGGACTGCTGAATGGATGTTGTTTGATGATGGCATGTTTTCAAATAGCTGTTGAAATACAGTAGGAGGAAAGAATATTTGTAGCAAAACTTTGTCATACAGTCTGACCCCTTCCTGCTTGATCCACTTCTTGTGAAGGTTCGTCATCAGCTTTCCACTGACAGAGTTTTGCTGGAGAGAAGTTGTAAGTACTGTGGTGGCACTGCATTGAATCTTATCTTCACACCATCATGTTTACAGTCCCCTACCTCTCAAAAAGGAAGTGAATATAAAGACTACAGCCATTGATCAGTAGTGGTTAACTTTGCAAGCTATGGGGGCGTAGGGACATTTTGAGATTGTAATGGTAGTTTGTAATGGCACCTACTCTTCAACGAAATATTAATATAACTCTGGAAGTTCCATTACGCATCTGGACAGTATTTATATGGGGAGATGTAACTCTTACGGACTCAGACTACAGAGGAACCAAGACATCAACAGAGCAAAAGCCAGACCTTCGACATCTCAAACCATCATGACTACCTGCTTGGCTCTTGGGTTATTGCTGCTGACAGTGTTCCACTCCTATGCTACCCGTAAGTTCATTACATTTTCAGAAGGATTGTGCATTAACAGAAGGATGTAACCCAAGTAGGTGCTTATATGCCCTCTTGATAGGGGCACTTGGATAAGTTATCCTTTTATGATCTTGATTATATACCTGTAAGATAGTCATGCTTATCTTGGGTTGATTGCCTCATGGCTTATGCTAGGAAATCGTCACAAGGATGTTCTAATTGACCCATCTTCTCCCCACACAGCTCTTGGACTGCAGGCAGCACCAGAAACCTGCTGTTTCAGCTTCCTCAAAATGAGAGTCCCCTACAATAAGATTGTCTCAATCCAGAAGACTCACATTGGCTGCCCCCTACCAGGATTTGTGTAAGTGTTTGTTCCTTTTCCACTGATGCCAGAGTCCAAGAGCACAAACGCTTAGTTTGAGGCCCTTGTATTGTCTCAATTATGGAAGACTAAAGAACTAGTGACTTTCACTGACTTGCAACAGTCATAAAAGGAATAGTACCCATCTGAATAGTACCCTTTTCTTTGTACCATTATTTCTCTACTACAGGGTCAAAACTGTCCAGGGGAAATTGATTTGCTTCCAGTCGAGTGAGTGGTGGGTACAGAAAGCCTTCAACCGGCTCAAGTAGCCAGCAGCTGTGGCCACAGGTAGAGG comes from Salmo trutta chromosome 7, fSalTru1.1, whole genome shotgun sequence and encodes:
- the LOC115196897 gene encoding C-C motif chemokine 3-like, with translation MGRCNSYGLRLQRNQDINRAKARPSTSQTIMTTCLALGLLLLTVFHSYATPLGLQAAPETCCFSFLKMRVPYNKIVSIQKTHIGCPLPGFVVKTVQGKLICFQSSEWWVQKAFNRLK